In a genomic window of Onychostoma macrolepis isolate SWU-2019 chromosome 08, ASM1243209v1, whole genome shotgun sequence:
- the mrps27 gene encoding 28S ribosomal protein S27, mitochondrial — MAASILQRCLSPVQTFTKCVNYRLIARRCLLSPAYTDPAVWEQRSRDAQDLAQLATLMDRTYERKFPVSSLVIARFIDNLSSKEEVDQAQYYLYKFRHSPNCWYLRDWTVHSWIRHCLKYGARDKALYTLKNKVQFGLFPDDFTFNLLIDSFIKDKDFKGACSLVEEVMLQESFERVSTQILSLYALSQYLATKPELSLQEERSVGASLMLAGLKQENSAGFSARLLGLALIGKVELTRGIHAVFHEMPLIWTSGYLGRALAVMDAVCDFRDVKLSEEVLDHVEKILQDLSAISDGQNVTDAPLEEEDELETQKLPEYINRFKELKERLVSLDKMDSRSLESLVSALTQQTLVACEDADISEYQRTVNDWETERRQLIQRERETKEKNQKECLSKQ, encoded by the exons ATGGCGGCCTCCATCCTGCAGCGCTGTCTGTCTCCTGTACAAACCTTTACCAAATGCGTCAATTACAGATTAATCG CCCGGAGATGTCTGCTGTCGCCGGCGTACACAGACCCTGCCGTCTGGGAGCAGAGATCGAGAGATGCTCAGGATCTGG CTCAGCTGGCGACTCTGATGGACAGAACGTATGAGAGGAAGTTTCCCGTCAGCTCTTTGGTCATCGCCAGG TTCATAGATAATTTATCATCAAAAGAGGAAGTCGATCAAGCACAATATTACCTGTATAA GTTTCGTCATAGTCCAAACTGCTGGTATCTTCGGGACTGGACCGTTCACAGCTGGATCCGACATTGTCTTAAATACGGCGCCAGAGATAAAGCGCTTTACACGCTGAAGAACAAG GTTCAGTTTGGCCTGTTTCCTGATGACTTCACCTTTAATCTTCTGATCGACTCCTTTATAAAAGACAAAGACTTCAAAG GAGCTTGTTCGCTGGTGGAGGAAGTGATGCTTCAGGAGTCGTTTGAGCGAGTCTCCACACAGATTCTGTCGCTTTATGCCCTCAGCCAATATCTGGCAACCAAACCTGAACTCAGT TTGCAGGAGGAGAGGAGCGTGGGAGCGTCTCTGATGCTGGCTGGACTAAAGCAGGAGAACTCGGCCGGTTTCAGCGCTCGGCTTCTGGGATTGGCTCTTATTG GTAAAGTCGAGCTGACCAGAGGAATTCACGCCGTGTTTCACGAGATGCCCCTGATCTGGACCTCCGGTTATCTTGGGCGAGCCCTCGCCGTCATGGACGCTGTGTGTGACTTCAGAGACGTCAAGTTATCTGAGGAAGTT CTGGATCACGTGGAGAAGATATTGCAGGATCTCTCGGCGATCTCTGACGGACAGAACGTCACTGACGCGCCGCTGGAGGAGGAAGATGAGCTGGAGACACAGAAACTACCGGAGTACATCAACCGCTTCAAG GAGCTGAAGGAGCGACTCGTGTCCCTGGACAAGATGGACTCGAGGAGCCTGGAGTCTCTGGTGTCGGCTCTGACGCAGCAGACGCTGGTGGCCTGTGAAGACGCAGATATCTCTGAATACCAGCGGACGGTGAACGACTGGGAGACTGAGCGCCGGCAGCTCattcagagagaaagagagacgaAAGAGAAGAACCAGAAGGAGTGTCTGAGCAAACAGTGA